From Solanum lycopersicum chromosome 8, SLM_r2.1, the proteins below share one genomic window:
- the LOC101250433 gene encoding serine/threonine-protein kinase SAPK3 codes for MEEKYELLKELGAGNFGVARLVKDKKTKELLAVKYIERGKKIDENVQREIINHRSLRHPNIVRFKEVLVTPSHLAIVMEYAAGGELFGRICTAGRFSEDEARFFFQQLISGVSYCHTMEICHRDLKLENTLLDGSPSPRLKICDFGYSKSGLLHSQPKSTVGTPAYIAPEVLSRKEYDGKIADVWSCGVTLYVMLVGAYPFEDPEDPKNFRKTIGRIMSAQHSIPDYVRVTPDCRNLLSRIFVANPSKRITIPEIKKHPWFLKNLPKELMDVEHARFEEASEQLQQSVEEIMKMIQEAKVPGVVSKSEGKDPAGTAEQDDLEEDLESEIDSSNDFAVYV; via the exons ATGGAGGAAAAATATGAGCTTTTGAAGGAACTTGGTGCTGGGAATTTTGGAGTAGCAAGGTTAGTTAAGGATAAGAAGACAAAGGAGCTTTTAGCTGTCAAATATATAGAAAGAGGGAAAAAG ATTGATGAGAATGTGCAGAGAGAAATTATAAATCATAGATCGTTGAGGCATCCGAACATTGTCAGGTTTAAAGAG GTCCTGGTAACTCCGTCGCATTTGGCAATTGTTATGGAGTACGCAGCAGGTGGAGAACTTTTTGGTAGAATATGCACTGCTGGCAGATTTAGTGAAGACGAG GCTCGCTTCTTCTTCCAACAGCTTATATCCGGTGTCAGCTACTGTCATACCATG GAAATTTGTCACAGGgacttgaaacttgaaaacACTCTTCTTGATGGAAGTCCTTCACCGCGTCTAAAAATATGCGATTTTGGTTATTCCAAG TCTGGTTTACTGCATTCACAACCAAAGTCGACTGTGGGAACTCCTGCTTACATTGCCCCTGAGGTCCTGTCACGAAAGGAATATGATGGGAAG ATCGCAGACGTGTGGTCATGTGGAGTGACACTATATGTAATGTTAGTAGGAGCATACCCTTTTGAGGATCCTGAAGATCCGAAAAACTTCAGGAAAACCATTGGG AGAATAATGAGCGCCCAACACTCCATACCCGATTATGTACGAGTCACACCAGATTGCAGGAACCTCCTTTCGCGAATCTTTGTTGCAAATCCCTCTAAG AGGATAACTATTCCTGAGATAAAGAAACATCCTTGGTTCTTAAAGAATCTACCAAAAGAGCTGATGGATGTTGAGCACGCGAGATTCGAAGAAGCTTCAGAGCAACTACAACAAAGTGTTGAAGAAATCATGAAGATGATACAAGAAGCTAAAGTACCTGGAGTAGTGTCAAAATCTGAAGGGAAAGATCCTGCAGGGACAGCAGAACAAGATGATTTAGAGGAAGACCTCGAATCGGAAATCGACAGCAGCAATGACTTTGCTGTTTATGTCTGA